One Streptomyces drozdowiczii DNA segment encodes these proteins:
- a CDS encoding quinone oxidoreductase family protein, whose amino-acid sequence MRRIRYEHSGGPEVLFEEDVPVPTPGPGELLVKVEAVGITLPVVRKVREGREPIPLGGEVAGEVVTLGDGVSAHAVGDRVTGLCFGHGYAEYALLHQAMASAVPAGATAQDAVALVRSGVVALGALESARPEKGEAVLVTAAASGVGHLALQLARLRGASRVVAAVGDPAKADFVRSLGADEVVTYTGESWGEPCDIVLDAVGGDLLPRAVRATAPGGRLVAYSSGGGTIEAYDLLVGGKSVIGFQVAHIARTQPARYAGWIAELWALHAEGSLRPAVHAAHPLADAALAHATIENRANRGKVVLTAS is encoded by the coding sequence ATGCGGCGCATTCGGTACGAACACAGCGGCGGGCCCGAGGTTTTGTTCGAGGAGGACGTGCCCGTTCCCACACCCGGCCCCGGCGAACTCCTCGTCAAGGTCGAGGCAGTCGGCATCACCCTCCCAGTGGTGCGGAAGGTGCGCGAAGGCCGGGAGCCGATCCCGCTCGGCGGCGAGGTCGCCGGGGAGGTGGTGACGCTCGGGGACGGGGTGAGCGCGCACGCCGTCGGCGACCGGGTCACCGGCCTCTGCTTCGGGCACGGGTACGCCGAATACGCCCTGCTCCACCAGGCCATGGCGTCCGCCGTCCCCGCCGGGGCCACCGCCCAGGACGCCGTCGCGCTCGTCCGGAGCGGGGTCGTCGCGCTCGGGGCGCTGGAGTCCGCGCGGCCCGAGAAGGGCGAAGCCGTGCTCGTCACGGCCGCCGCGAGCGGCGTCGGGCACCTGGCGCTCCAGCTCGCCCGGCTCCGGGGCGCGTCCCGGGTCGTGGCGGCCGTGGGCGATCCGGCGAAGGCGGACTTCGTACGGTCGCTCGGGGCCGACGAGGTGGTGACGTACACCGGCGAGAGCTGGGGCGAGCCCTGCGACATCGTCCTGGACGCGGTCGGCGGCGACCTCCTCCCCCGGGCCGTCCGGGCCACCGCCCCCGGTGGCCGACTCGTCGCCTACAGCTCGGGCGGCGGCACGATCGAGGCGTACGACCTGCTCGTCGGCGGCAAGTCGGTCATCGGCTTCCAGGTGGCCCACATCGCCCGGACGCAGCCCGCACGGTACGCCGGCTGGATCGCGGAGCTGTGGGCGCTGCACGCCGAGGGCAGCCTGCGCCCCGCCGTCCACGCGGCCCACCCGCTGGCCGACGCGGCCCTCGCCCACGCGACGATCGAGAACCGGGCCAACCGGGGCAAGGTCGTCCTCACCGCATCCTGA
- a CDS encoding peptidoglycan recognition protein family protein: MTALDRPQPHPRRRAVLTGTLALGAAALLPLAAPGRARAATGPVIADCAAWGARQPSSPVKTLATRPQKIIVHHTADPNSTDYSQAHAFALARSIQAYQMDTEHWIDTGQHFTVSRGAVVMEGRHGSLAALQGGTRQVESAHCTGQNTVAVGIENEGTYTTVEPRSEQYAALVELCAQICRQYGLAAYQIYGHRDFNSTECPGDRLYALLPKLRQDVAARIGGDATPPVWPVLATGNTGERVRTLQLLLNARGAALTADGAYGPATQAAVLAFQNTMHATPDGVAGLQTWNQLAAPARQGDSGVAVEAVQRQLAAHGIATDVDGAFGPGTAASVVRFQTTRSLPADGVVDARTWSRLVA; encoded by the coding sequence ATGACCGCGCTCGACCGCCCCCAGCCGCACCCGCGCCGCAGGGCCGTACTCACCGGAACACTCGCGCTCGGCGCCGCCGCGCTGCTGCCGCTTGCCGCGCCGGGCCGGGCGCGCGCCGCGACCGGGCCCGTGATCGCCGACTGCGCGGCCTGGGGCGCCCGGCAGCCCAGCAGTCCGGTGAAGACCCTGGCCACGCGGCCGCAGAAGATCATCGTGCACCACACCGCGGACCCCAACTCCACGGACTACTCGCAGGCCCACGCCTTCGCGCTGGCCCGGTCCATACAGGCGTACCAGATGGACACGGAACACTGGATCGACACCGGCCAGCACTTCACGGTCAGCCGGGGCGCGGTCGTGATGGAGGGCCGGCACGGCAGCCTCGCCGCGCTCCAGGGCGGCACGCGGCAGGTGGAGTCGGCGCACTGCACCGGGCAGAACACGGTGGCCGTCGGCATCGAGAACGAGGGCACGTACACCACGGTCGAGCCCCGGAGCGAGCAGTACGCCGCGCTGGTGGAGCTGTGCGCGCAGATCTGCCGTCAGTACGGGCTCGCGGCCTACCAGATCTACGGGCACCGCGACTTCAACAGCACCGAGTGCCCCGGCGACCGCCTCTACGCCCTGCTGCCGAAGCTGCGCCAGGACGTGGCGGCCCGGATCGGCGGCGACGCGACCCCGCCCGTGTGGCCCGTGCTCGCCACCGGGAACACCGGCGAGCGCGTCCGTACGCTCCAGCTCCTGCTGAACGCGCGCGGCGCCGCGCTCACGGCGGACGGTGCCTACGGTCCCGCCACGCAGGCCGCGGTGCTCGCCTTCCAGAACACCATGCACGCGACCCCGGACGGCGTCGCGGGCCTCCAGACCTGGAACCAACTCGCCGCGCCCGCCCGGCAGGGCGACTCCGGCGTCGCGGTGGAGGCCGTGCAGCGCCAGCTCGCGGCGCACGGCATCGCGACCGACGTCGACGGCGCCTTCGGGCCCGGGACCGCGGCGAGCGTGGTCCGGTTCCAGACGACCCGGTCACTGCCCGCGGACGGGGTCGTGGACGCCCGTACGTGGAGCCGGCTCGTCGCGTAA
- the rarD gene encoding EamA family transporter RarD has translation MQGTNDQRAGLLSGFAAYGMWGLVPLYWPLLKPAGAVEILAHRMVWSLGVVAVLLLVLRRWSWIGPLLRQPRRLGMLGIAASTITVNWGLYIWAVNSGHVVEASLGYFINPLVTIAMGVLLLGERLRPAQWAAVATGVVAVLVLAIGYGKPPWISLILAFSFATYGLFKKKADVGGLESLTVETAVLFLPALGYLIWLGAQGTSTLTSEGFGHTALLASTGVVTAVPLILFGAAAIRIPLSTIGLLQYMTPIAQFVLGVAYFHEEMPPERWAGFALVWAALIVLTWDALRTARLNRARAQAARSAAKATAAPASGEPIEVAPSKSPGTGTECRS, from the coding sequence GTGCAGGGGACGAATGACCAGCGGGCCGGACTCCTCTCCGGCTTCGCCGCGTACGGAATGTGGGGCCTCGTCCCGCTGTACTGGCCGCTGCTGAAGCCGGCCGGGGCGGTCGAGATCCTGGCCCACCGCATGGTGTGGTCGCTCGGTGTGGTGGCGGTCCTGCTGCTGGTCCTGCGCCGCTGGTCCTGGATCGGCCCGCTGCTGCGGCAGCCCCGCAGGCTGGGGATGCTCGGCATCGCGGCCTCCACGATCACCGTCAACTGGGGCCTGTACATCTGGGCCGTGAACAGCGGCCATGTGGTCGAGGCGTCCCTCGGCTACTTCATCAACCCGCTGGTCACCATCGCCATGGGCGTCCTGCTCCTGGGCGAGCGGCTGCGCCCGGCGCAGTGGGCTGCGGTCGCCACCGGCGTCGTGGCGGTGCTCGTGCTCGCCATCGGTTACGGGAAGCCGCCCTGGATCTCGCTGATCCTTGCGTTCTCCTTCGCGACGTACGGCCTGTTCAAGAAGAAGGCCGACGTGGGCGGCCTGGAATCGCTCACCGTCGAGACCGCCGTGCTCTTCCTGCCCGCGCTCGGCTATCTGATCTGGCTCGGCGCGCAGGGCACCTCGACGCTGACCTCCGAGGGCTTCGGCCACACCGCGCTCCTCGCCTCGACCGGCGTGGTCACGGCGGTGCCGCTGATCCTGTTCGGGGCCGCCGCGATCCGCATCCCGCTCTCGACCATCGGGCTGCTCCAGTACATGACCCCGATCGCCCAGTTCGTGCTGGGCGTCGCCTACTTCCACGAGGAGATGCCGCCGGAGCGGTGGGCCGGGTTCGCGCTGGTCTGGGCGGCGCTGATCGTCCTCACCTGGGACGCGCTGCGGACCGCCCGCCTCAACCGGGCCCGGGCCCAGGCGGCCCGGTCGGCCGCGAAGGCGACGGCCGCGCCGGCGAGCGGGGAACCGATCGAGGTCGCACCAAGCAAAAGTCCCGGCACCGGGACAGAATGCCGGTCATGA
- a CDS encoding VOC family protein, giving the protein MPVMTLEWKVVIDAADPHAQAGFWSQALGYEIEDNSPLIEKLLGIGAVPEALTTTAHGRRAWLDLAAVRHPDDPYDEESGAGHGRRLLFQRVAEPKTVKNRLHLDLHAGPERREAEVERLVGLGAKVEREVEEPGGRWTVLTDPEGNEFCVQ; this is encoded by the coding sequence ATGCCGGTCATGACCCTTGAGTGGAAAGTCGTCATCGACGCCGCCGACCCGCACGCGCAGGCCGGCTTCTGGTCCCAGGCCCTCGGTTACGAGATCGAGGACAACAGCCCCCTGATCGAAAAGCTCCTGGGCATCGGGGCCGTACCCGAAGCACTCACCACCACCGCGCACGGCCGCCGCGCCTGGCTCGACCTGGCGGCCGTACGGCACCCCGACGACCCGTACGACGAGGAGAGCGGCGCCGGGCACGGCCGCCGGTTGCTCTTCCAGCGCGTCGCCGAACCGAAGACGGTGAAGAACCGCCTCCACCTCGACCTGCACGCGGGCCCGGAGCGCCGCGAGGCCGAGGTGGAGCGGCTGGTCGGGCTGGGCGCGAAGGTGGAACGCGAGGTCGAGGAGCCGGGGGGCCGCTGGACGGTGCTCACGGACCCGGAGGGCAACGAATTCTGCGTCCAGTAG
- a CDS encoding response regulator transcription factor gives MRVVIAEDSVLLREGLTRLLTDLGHDVVAGVGDAEALIKTIGDLAGQDALPDVVVADVRMPPTHTDEGVRAAVRLRRDYPGIGVLVLSQYVEEQYATELLAGSSRGVGYLLKDRVAEVREFVDAVVRVAQGGTALDPEVVAQLLGRSRKQDVLAGLTPREREVLGLMAEGRTNSAVAKQLVVSDGAVEKHVSNIFQKLGLAPSEGDHRRVLAVLTYLNS, from the coding sequence GTGCGCGTGGTCATCGCCGAGGATTCGGTACTGCTCCGGGAGGGACTGACCCGGTTGCTGACCGATCTCGGGCATGACGTCGTCGCGGGCGTCGGGGACGCGGAGGCGCTGATCAAGACGATCGGCGACCTCGCCGGGCAGGACGCGCTTCCCGACGTGGTGGTCGCGGATGTGCGGATGCCCCCGACCCACACCGACGAGGGCGTCCGGGCGGCGGTGCGGCTGCGTCGGGACTACCCGGGGATCGGGGTGCTGGTCCTGTCGCAGTACGTGGAGGAGCAGTACGCCACCGAGCTGCTGGCCGGGTCCAGCCGGGGCGTCGGGTATCTGCTGAAGGACCGGGTCGCCGAGGTCCGGGAGTTCGTGGACGCGGTGGTCCGGGTGGCACAGGGCGGTACGGCGCTGGACCCGGAGGTGGTGGCGCAGCTGCTGGGCCGCAGCCGGAAGCAGGACGTGCTGGCCGGGCTGACGCCGCGTGAGCGCGAGGTGCTGGGCCTGATGGCGGAGGGGCGTACGAACTCCGCGGTGGCCAAGCAGCTGGTGGTCAGCGACGGGGCGGTCGAGAAGCACGTCAGCAACATCTTCCAGAAGCTGGGCCTGGCCCCGAGCGAGGGCGACCACCGCCGGGTGCTGGCGGTGCTGACGTACCTGAACTCCTGA
- a CDS encoding carboxymuconolactone decarboxylase family protein: protein MENRLKDKNGAHPDVWTAVRHLHQAIASGGVDPKILALVHLRVSQINGCSACVFAAVAAGKKAGDTDERLHTVAAWREAPFYTDGERAALALAEGATRLQDGAPGVTDEIWDEVSAQFTEQQIGALNLEIALTNFFNRINRTVKEPAGKTWG, encoded by the coding sequence ATGGAAAACCGCCTCAAGGACAAGAACGGCGCCCACCCCGACGTCTGGACCGCCGTCCGCCACCTCCACCAGGCGATTGCCTCCGGCGGCGTCGACCCCAAGATCCTCGCCCTCGTCCACCTGCGCGTCAGCCAGATCAACGGCTGCTCGGCCTGCGTCTTCGCCGCCGTCGCCGCCGGCAAGAAGGCCGGTGACACCGACGAGCGCCTCCACACCGTCGCGGCCTGGCGCGAAGCGCCCTTCTATACGGACGGCGAGCGCGCCGCGCTGGCCCTCGCCGAGGGCGCCACCCGCCTCCAGGACGGCGCCCCCGGCGTCACCGACGAAATCTGGGACGAGGTCAGCGCGCAATTCACCGAGCAGCAGATCGGCGCCCTCAACCTCGAAATCGCCCTGACCAACTTTTTCAACCGCATCAACCGCACGGTCAAGGAACCCGCCGGGAAGACGTGGGGCTGA
- a CDS encoding 2-oxoacid:ferredoxin oxidoreductase subunit beta — protein sequence MPETNELLQLVPKAETTQSMKDFKSDQEVRWCPGCGDYAVLAAVQGFMPDLGLAKENIVFISGIGCSSRFPYYMNTYGMHSIHGRAPSIATGLATSRRDLSVWVVTGDGDALSIGGNHLIHALRRNVNLKILLFNNRIYGLTKGQYSPTSELGKITKSTPMGSLDAPFNPVSLAIGAEASFVARTVDSDRKHLTSVLRAAADHPGTALVEIYQNCNIFNDGAFEVLKDKDQAQEAVIRLEHGQPITFGADGSKGVVRDPLTGDLQVVPVTEDNKSQILVHDAHAPSPTTAFALSRLADADTLHHTPIGVLRSVERPVYDTTMADQLDTAVERHGKGDLAALLAGNDNWTVVG from the coding sequence ATGCCTGAGACCAACGAACTGCTCCAGCTCGTCCCCAAAGCCGAGACCACGCAGTCCATGAAGGACTTCAAGTCCGACCAGGAAGTGCGCTGGTGCCCCGGCTGCGGCGACTACGCCGTCCTCGCCGCCGTCCAAGGCTTCATGCCCGACCTCGGCCTGGCCAAAGAAAACATCGTCTTCATCTCCGGCATCGGCTGCTCCTCCCGCTTCCCGTACTACATGAACACCTACGGGATGCACTCCATCCACGGCCGCGCCCCCTCCATCGCCACCGGCCTGGCGACATCGAGGCGTGACCTGTCGGTGTGGGTCGTCACGGGCGACGGGGACGCGCTGTCCATCGGCGGCAACCACCTCATCCACGCCCTGCGCCGCAACGTCAACCTGAAGATCCTGCTGTTCAACAACCGGATCTACGGCCTGACCAAGGGCCAGTACTCCCCGACCTCCGAACTCGGCAAGATCACCAAATCGACGCCCATGGGCTCCCTGGACGCCCCGTTCAACCCGGTGTCCCTCGCGATCGGCGCGGAGGCGTCCTTCGTCGCGAGAACCGTCGACTCCGACCGCAAACACCTCACCAGCGTGCTCCGCGCCGCCGCCGACCACCCCGGCACCGCACTGGTCGAGATCTACCAGAACTGCAACATCTTCAACGACGGCGCCTTCGAAGTCCTCAAGGACAAGGACCAAGCCCAAGAAGCCGTCATCCGCCTCGAACACGGCCAGCCGATCACCTTCGGCGCCGACGGCTCCAAGGGCGTCGTACGCGACCCCCTCACCGGCGACCTCCAAGTCGTCCCGGTCACCGAGGACAACAAGTCACAGATCCTCGTCCACGACGCCCACGCCCCGAGCCCCACCACCGCCTTCGCCCTGTCCCGCCTCGCCGACGCCGACACCCTCCACCACACCCCCATCGGCGTCCTACGCAGCGTCGAGCGCCCCGTCTACGACACCACCATGGCCGACCAACTCGACACCGCCGTCGAACGCCACGGCAAAGGCGACCTCGCCGCCCTCCTCGCCGGAAACGACAACTGGACCGTGGTCGGCTGA
- a CDS encoding sigma-70 family RNA polymerase sigma factor yields MALAEEFEAHRDRLRAVAYRMLGSHADAEDAVQEAWLRLSRQDAGEIENLGGWLTTVVGRISLDVLRSGRRRPEVSYEEGPEYAVTPDGTPAPEELAAIGDSVGVALLTVLDTLRPDERLAFVLHDVFAVPFAEVGPILGKSADATKMLASRARRKVQGAQQPARPGRREREVVQAFLAAAREGRFERLLDVLHPEVKLTAHTSNGTYVVLGATEVATRARLAAAAAHGHPTTYNGLPAILARTPEGTPQSLLTFTVTGDRITEITVLADPARLARTDLPEGA; encoded by the coding sequence ATGGCGTTGGCCGAGGAGTTCGAGGCGCACCGGGACCGGCTGAGGGCCGTCGCGTACCGGATGCTCGGGTCGCACGCGGACGCGGAGGACGCGGTGCAGGAGGCGTGGCTGCGGCTGTCGCGTCAGGACGCGGGGGAGATCGAGAACCTGGGCGGCTGGCTGACGACGGTGGTGGGCCGGATCAGCCTGGACGTGCTGCGGTCGGGGCGGCGGCGCCCGGAGGTGTCGTACGAAGAGGGGCCGGAGTACGCGGTGACGCCGGACGGCACCCCCGCGCCGGAGGAGCTGGCGGCGATCGGGGACTCCGTGGGCGTCGCGCTGCTGACGGTGCTGGACACGCTGCGGCCGGACGAACGGCTGGCGTTCGTGCTGCACGATGTCTTCGCGGTGCCGTTCGCGGAGGTGGGCCCCATCCTGGGCAAGTCGGCGGACGCGACGAAGATGCTGGCGAGCCGGGCGCGGCGGAAGGTCCAGGGGGCCCAGCAGCCGGCGAGGCCGGGCCGCCGGGAGCGCGAGGTGGTCCAGGCGTTCCTGGCGGCGGCCCGCGAGGGCCGGTTCGAACGGCTGCTGGATGTCCTGCACCCCGAGGTGAAGCTGACCGCGCACACCTCGAACGGCACGTACGTGGTGCTCGGCGCGACGGAGGTGGCGACCCGGGCCCGCCTGGCGGCCGCCGCGGCCCACGGCCACCCGACCACGTACAACGGCCTCCCCGCGATCCTCGCCCGCACCCCGGAAGGCACCCCGCAGTCCCTCCTCACCTTCACGGTCACGGGCGACCGCATCACGGAGATCACGGTGCTGGCGGACCCGGCACGACTGGCGCGGACGGACCTGCCGGAGGGGGCGTGA
- a CDS encoding 2-oxoacid:acceptor oxidoreductase subunit alpha codes for MTSQVSSPAEQADEALVGGQRAPQSAAAGSGEKEVRRLDRVIIRFAGDSGDGMQLTGDRFTSETASFGNDLSTLPNFPAEIRAPAGTLPGVSSFQLHFADHDILTPGDAPNVLVAMNPAALKANIADVPRGAEIIVNTDEFTKRPMAKVGYETNPLEDGSLEAYNVHPVPLTTLTIEALKEFGLSRKEAERSKNMFALGLLSWMYHRPTEGTEAFLRAKFAKKPQIAEANVAAYRAGWNFGETTEDFAVSYEVAPASQAFPTGTYRNISGNLALSYGLIAASQQADLPLYLGSYPITPASDILHELSRHKNFGVRTFQAEDEIAGIGAALGAAFGGSLAVTTTSGPGVALKSETIGLAVSLELPLLIVDIQRGGPSTGLPTKTEQADLLQAMYGRNGEAPVPIVAPRTPADCFDAAMDAARIALTYRTPVFLLSDGYLANGSEPWRIPELDQLPDLRVQFASGPNHELADGTEVFWPYKRDPQTLARPWAVPGTPGLEHRIGGIEKQDGTGNISYDPANHDFMVRTRQAKIDGIQVPDLEVDDPAEARTLVLGWGSTYGPITAAVRRLRASGRSIAQAHLRHLNPFPRNLGEVLARYDKVVVPEMNLGQLATLIRATYLVDAHSYNQVNGMPFKAEQLATALEEAIDA; via the coding sequence GTGACCAGCCAGGTCAGTAGCCCAGCCGAGCAGGCCGACGAGGCGCTCGTAGGGGGACAGCGCGCCCCCCAGTCCGCAGCCGCGGGAAGCGGCGAGAAGGAAGTCCGCCGTCTGGACCGGGTCATCATCCGCTTCGCGGGTGACTCGGGTGACGGAATGCAGCTGACGGGTGACCGGTTCACGTCGGAGACGGCGTCCTTCGGGAACGACCTCTCCACGCTGCCGAACTTTCCGGCCGAGATCCGGGCCCCCGCAGGCACTCTGCCGGGGGTTTCGTCGTTCCAGCTGCACTTCGCCGATCACGACATCCTGACTCCGGGGGACGCCCCGAACGTGCTCGTGGCGATGAATCCGGCGGCGCTGAAGGCGAACATCGCGGATGTGCCGCGCGGGGCCGAGATCATCGTGAACACCGACGAGTTCACGAAGCGGCCGATGGCCAAGGTCGGCTACGAGACCAACCCGCTGGAGGACGGCTCGCTGGAGGCGTACAACGTCCATCCGGTGCCGTTGACGACGCTCACGATCGAGGCGTTGAAGGAGTTCGGGCTCTCCCGCAAGGAGGCCGAGCGGTCGAAGAACATGTTCGCGCTCGGGCTGCTGTCGTGGATGTATCACCGGCCGACCGAGGGGACCGAGGCGTTCCTGCGGGCGAAGTTCGCGAAGAAGCCGCAGATCGCGGAGGCGAACGTGGCCGCCTACCGGGCCGGGTGGAACTTCGGTGAGACGACGGAGGACTTCGCCGTCAGTTACGAGGTCGCCCCGGCCTCGCAGGCCTTCCCCACCGGCACCTACCGCAACATCTCCGGGAACCTGGCCCTGTCCTACGGGCTGATCGCCGCCTCCCAGCAGGCCGACCTGCCGCTGTATCTCGGCTCGTACCCGATCACCCCGGCCTCCGACATCCTGCACGAGCTGAGCCGGCACAAGAACTTCGGCGTGCGCACCTTCCAGGCCGAGGACGAGATCGCCGGCATCGGCGCCGCGCTGGGCGCCGCGTTCGGTGGTTCGCTTGCGGTGACGACGACGTCGGGGCCGGGGGTGGCGCTGAAGTCGGAGACCATCGGGCTCGCGGTGTCGTTGGAACTGCCGTTGCTGATCGTGGATATCCAGCGTGGTGGGCCCTCGACGGGGCTGCCGACCAAGACGGAGCAGGCGGACCTGCTCCAGGCGATGTACGGGCGCAACGGTGAGGCCCCGGTCCCGATCGTGGCCCCGCGCACCCCGGCGGACTGCTTCGACGCCGCCATGGACGCGGCACGGATCGCGCTGACCTACCGCACCCCGGTCTTCCTGCTCTCCGACGGCTACCTCGCCAACGGCTCCGAGCCCTGGCGCATCCCCGAGCTCGACCAGCTGCCCGACCTGCGCGTCCAGTTCGCGAGCGGCCCCAACCACGAACTCGCCGACGGCACCGAAGTCTTCTGGCCCTACAAACGCGACCCGCAGACCCTGGCCCGCCCCTGGGCCGTCCCCGGCACCCCGGGCCTCGAACACCGCATCGGCGGGATCGAGAAGCAGGACGGCACCGGCAACATCTCCTACGACCCCGCCAACCACGACTTCATGGTCCGCACCCGCCAAGCCAAAATCGACGGCATCCAAGTCCCCGACCTGGAAGTCGACGACCCCGCCGAAGCCCGCACCCTCGTACTCGGCTGGGGCTCCACCTACGGGCCGATCACCGCCGCCGTACGCCGCCTGCGCGCCTCCGGACGCTCGATTGCGCAGGCTCATCTGCGTCACCTGAACCCCTTCCCCCGGAATCTGGGCGAGGTGCTGGCACGTTACGACAAGGTGGTCGTCCCCGAGATGAACCTCGGCCAGCTCGCCACCCTCATCCGCGCCACCTACCTGGTCGACGCCCACAGCTACAACCAGGTCAACGGCATGCCGTTCAAGGCCGAGCAGCTCGCCACCGCTCTCGAGGAGGCCATCGATGCCTGA
- a CDS encoding SDR family oxidoreductase, translated as MSIVVTGATGALGRLVVEHLLTTTPASEVAAVVRDKEKAAGLAARGVELRIADYDRPETLADAFHAGDRVLLISGNQVGSRVAQHTAVIDAAKAAGVAQLAYTGILGGPEADFTLADEHRVTEQLILDSGLPYTFLRNGWYTENQTENLAPVLAHGAVVGSAGEGRIAYASRDDYAAAAAAVLTGEGHLNRAYELSGDTALSYADYAAVVAKVTGKEIVHNDVPAAVHQEILTGAGLPEGFAAILVDVDQAVRRGKLADTSGDLARLIGRPTTPVADTVAAAVAAL; from the coding sequence ATGAGCATCGTCGTCACCGGAGCCACCGGAGCACTCGGCCGTCTCGTCGTCGAGCACCTGCTGACCACCACCCCCGCCTCCGAGGTCGCCGCCGTGGTCCGCGACAAGGAGAAGGCCGCCGGCCTCGCCGCCCGGGGCGTCGAGCTGCGCATCGCCGACTACGACCGCCCCGAGACCCTGGCGGACGCCTTCCACGCCGGCGACCGGGTCCTCCTCATCTCCGGCAACCAGGTCGGCAGCCGCGTCGCCCAGCACACCGCGGTCATCGACGCGGCCAAGGCGGCGGGCGTCGCCCAGCTCGCGTACACCGGGATCCTCGGCGGGCCCGAGGCCGACTTCACGCTGGCCGACGAGCACCGCGTGACCGAGCAGCTGATCCTGGACTCCGGCCTGCCGTACACCTTCCTGCGCAACGGCTGGTACACGGAGAACCAGACCGAGAACCTGGCCCCGGTCCTGGCGCACGGCGCGGTCGTCGGCAGCGCGGGCGAGGGCCGTATCGCCTACGCCTCCCGCGACGACTACGCGGCCGCCGCTGCCGCCGTCCTCACCGGCGAGGGCCACCTGAACCGCGCGTACGAGCTGAGCGGCGACACCGCCCTGTCCTACGCCGACTACGCGGCGGTGGTCGCGAAGGTCACCGGCAAGGAGATCGTCCACAACGACGTCCCGGCCGCCGTCCACCAGGAGATCCTGACCGGCGCCGGGCTGCCCGAGGGCTTCGCGGCGATCCTGGTCGACGTGGACCAGGCCGTCCGGCGCGGGAAGCTGGCCGACACCAGCGGTGACCTGGCCCGCCTGATCGGCCGCCCGACCACCCCGGTCGCCGACACCGTCGCCGCCGCGGTCGCCGCGCTCTGA
- a CDS encoding peptidoglycan-binding domain-containing protein — translation MTVSNGSNGSAVKALQVQLNKYGGGLTVDGAFGAGTEAKVRAFQQSKGLSPVDGIVGPATWEALLSGSGSSGGGSGTLTHAQAAAQFNAAGIGWVSSGNCSDRTKSTCTSFDGLRATTAGGAVALKQAVGGCTLTITGGTETGHAAGTYSHANGYKLDFQRVACLTSHITGNFTHTGTRSDGAALYTAPSGNIYADEGSHWDVTFVG, via the coding sequence GTGACCGTCAGCAACGGCAGCAACGGCTCCGCCGTGAAGGCCCTTCAGGTCCAGCTCAACAAGTACGGCGGCGGGCTCACGGTCGACGGGGCCTTCGGCGCCGGCACCGAGGCGAAGGTGCGCGCGTTCCAGCAGTCCAAGGGCCTGAGCCCGGTCGACGGCATCGTCGGCCCGGCCACCTGGGAGGCGCTGCTCTCCGGCTCCGGGTCCAGCGGCGGCGGCAGCGGCACCCTGACGCACGCCCAGGCCGCCGCCCAGTTCAACGCGGCCGGCATCGGCTGGGTCTCCTCCGGCAACTGCTCGGACCGCACCAAGAGCACCTGCACCTCGTTCGACGGGCTGCGCGCCACCACGGCCGGCGGGGCCGTCGCGCTGAAGCAGGCGGTGGGCGGCTGCACGCTCACCATCACCGGCGGCACCGAGACCGGGCACGCGGCGGGCACGTACAGCCACGCCAACGGCTACAAGCTGGACTTCCAGCGGGTGGCCTGCCTGACCAGCCACATCACCGGCAACTTCACGCACACCGGCACCCGCAGCGACGGCGCCGCGCTCTACACCGCGCCGTCCGGCAACATCTACGCGGACGAGGGCAGCCACTGGGACGTGACCTTCGTCGGCTGA